A single region of the Bartonella harrusi genome encodes:
- a CDS encoding hemagglutinin repeat-containing protein yields the protein MTHNQRTKRTAFFGVSVTRSMLKKTLLAGLGSTFLLQAPIIQAQITVDPHVGSVHRPNIVEAPNGVPSIDIVTPNGMGLSHNKYHDFNIGHPGVIFNNHTSEVGQSQLGGIMPGNPHLRSSGWAKVILNEVTSGNRSALEGPAEVFGHQADVIIANPNGISCNGCGFINTPRATLTTGVPEIDVSGFLKGFAVKGGDINFGEKGANFFSGKGLVDIVDIVSRTVHFEGPVAGREIGVSAGTGHFDYASRQMKDLMDITGKPEYAIDGSALGALQGDRIKLVATENGVGVRMRHDMAANVGQLQLSADGKISLKNVFGHGGVVLKSKSKSILAKSIASKKDVEIAAAKDVTLEKVGADGHLKADAQGGVLTISGKATSAGNMHLSSRGALKVSQVGSGADLTFATGGDLTIDGIVLAQGALKAQAGGNLQAGLFAGGVDMEATGAAGIVVLGSKGDVALESVRGSIHAANIYGAGDVRLVSHDGLFVSQTILSHHDVSIHGQPNSNAPVHFGQLLAYGKANIEGGVVDFSSLMTGDDALLTVGSLAAGTVMTAVDFAQSTEDGKIVLHDKGSFAVTAREGIKVGQIVSGENIDLFAGSDIYYDHVMGYGTATLTSVSGGISVENELSVMGDVRLTAKTLDLSNNRSHICTPQTLFLQGDHINVSGSTLTYGGLDFNSTNALDIHHALLRAIRDEVGTGDILFVAPGVMVDESTSVLAARDFVIKAGRLDNSGQLAAGQDLAFMVKGDVTNSKTGLIYAGGRGALKVDGALLNAFGAIIAEGDLLFSNAEGTGKSLSLVNKAGFIQAGGNLNIQTTTLKNEADSTPVITETSEYANIAFEKPEGADRLSDGMLYQDGPNLWGKGHEHQSHTGPFKGHVKIFLDVPLWTSKEETYGTVTLEDGTVYKAFTWEFKPVYDQKSVKQYSWNGSRRKAGWLWSINENWSHMTKQTVTQGLSHKPTVQGMIQSSGDLTINADNIDNHYSLMSAGGNADIHADVLTNLGATAYKNTYMHCNANTDNCYGYKADGSRDVSLDIANGKNRQISSEALDTVSGLVQAAGTLNLVVGTLNNTAAQGSITGDAHFEAKAVGGNPLDALNGLTANGLTAADALFIPKIALNGTTGVSDGSSLPVPKPQSGGVGGTLPKQNFLYETRAEFLDVGKFYGSAYYLHRIGYNPDREIFFLGDAYFEKQLIEKQMRDLVGQGLGKGAFIPGKDSIEQVKNLLDVGAEYAKTHNLPFGEALTAEQLASLESPMVIYVQQKVKGMDVYVPVLYIPEKDRASFVSAGALIMGDDVNITSENTSNSRITNSGRIAASHNLSVNVGDILAQGGHFAAGNDAVMVAEHNIGFAAGRTTVDGVETVLNTKALSAGGNARVIAKQDLTASGVGITTGGDLAMTTEQGNLTIGTAKTHHHTGRSDATMHHKSEVQSGGATTLLSGKKLNVLGSDVQAKDALHLQGKETVSIDATRNTMNNQNGSETSHVALHNGSHLRSGQETIVLSGQDIHIAASDIDAKGNVALGAQGEISIGVREDEMEYHLHTNNAKADMQASISQGSLIKSAGDVSVVAGQDGKQHDLTITGSDVAAEGKVGLKASNDIVITNAEDSLHYEMEYHKKGGTFSSSKSAHNKIDATTVVGSSVTGGEGVALDSGRDTTIIGSTLVAGKVAGKQEKAADQAKAEISIHSGGNITIKGAKQQFDQQQQSSSSSFFHEESSEKSEAHTTTVASVLGATGNIDLEAQGKGKITASHLVSNQDINMRAQDVTIDGMTEHHSSHSEEHKSGFGVGSGSGFVSIYGSEGKTQNGERFEYQGSSLNADGNVNIIAREKDVNVVGSDFNAQENIHVSAARNINVLPGHNSHSASSKEERTGFGFQFTKKTSGASLGIGIASTKDTGDQWETTAVQSHLMAKNDVQISAGNDVNLQATNVSANRDVNIDAGNNITLSQSYDTSNAKESHEKSFAGVTASVNIGILGTIQDVKNAAKRFDHGDTKHKIGNAILGGLKGYDFYDKSQGFYHGIKNGSPKGALANIADVSANVSVGFQTEKASASSQTSTAETTTIEAGRSVTMQAHQGNIHGVGTDIIAGTNPLYATGSDTQSGNINLAAGKDIILESAKNTQDTQSRMQSASVNVGYSYGTGGTGWMGNASFGKGKGSSEQVQQKNSHVIGTGTVHTSSGANTTLKGAVVSGNRVEMAIGGDLTIASISDTGHATNEQKSVSVGFDSAKSTDTASTNVSLQKDQSSSEYSSVIEQSGIRAGTGGFEITVKDKTTLTGGLIASSAPAENNRLTTGSIIATDIDNHAEAKANSRGISIAMGGAMQKGTYGVAKNVAKNILDHAKAQDTKEGATKSAISNGTIVITDATGQQALTGQGVEQTIASLNRDTATAHQAVQPLDVAKLEQIVHENREMATQLLEEGFKYSDEAYKTMFIKKHPISVVARDKNGKIIYKKDENGQYIRDARGQQIPETRPLTDEDKQHLQKGADGKVHISLNGIFTSPEEAAVYAVQHANNQNDPIYFVNFPQADSAISELLVAGYQKFLENDFWGLSNSTQEAKDLMYGYGNSGLELYGHSRGGMTIYNTLSSLKHQGVHDIAENTNINLYAPAANAAATAGLLAYVSNGKQTTVGFDGHKDDFVSRWIGGNGYTFETKPAGSSTWNEMSKMFKNPISVHTCLGDASPKCQKLYGTSHLEQVPSRKSWSKK from the coding sequence ATGACACACAATCAGAGAACAAAAAGAACCGCTTTCTTTGGAGTTTCAGTCACAAGGAGCATGCTGAAGAAAACTTTGCTCGCGGGGCTTGGTTCTACTTTTCTCTTACAGGCACCAATAATTCAGGCACAGATTACTGTTGATCCTCACGTAGGTAGCGTACATCGTCCTAATATTGTAGAAGCCCCCAATGGGGTTCCCTCGATTGATATTGTCACCCCCAATGGCATGGGTTTATCACACAATAAATATCACGATTTTAATATCGGTCATCCAGGTGTTATTTTCAACAATCATACCAGTGAAGTTGGACAATCGCAGTTGGGGGGCATTATGCCGGGCAATCCGCATTTACGCTCTTCTGGTTGGGCAAAGGTGATTTTAAATGAAGTGACCAGCGGTAACCGCAGTGCCCTTGAAGGTCCAGCGGAGGTTTTTGGGCATCAAGCCGATGTGATTATAGCCAATCCCAATGGGATCAGTTGTAATGGCTGCGGCTTTATTAATACGCCTCGTGCAACCTTAACCACCGGTGTTCCCGAAATTGACGTGAGCGGTTTTCTGAAAGGATTTGCGGTCAAGGGAGGGGATATTAACTTTGGAGAAAAGGGTGCGAATTTTTTCTCTGGCAAGGGTTTGGTTGATATTGTCGATATTGTTTCACGCACAGTGCATTTTGAAGGACCTGTTGCGGGTCGAGAGATAGGGGTGAGTGCTGGGACGGGTCACTTTGATTATGCTTCTCGGCAAATGAAAGATCTCATGGATATTACCGGTAAACCGGAATATGCGATAGATGGTTCTGCGTTGGGCGCCTTACAGGGGGATCGCATTAAACTTGTTGCCACGGAAAATGGTGTAGGGGTTCGCATGCGTCATGATATGGCGGCGAATGTGGGGCAGTTGCAGCTTTCTGCGGATGGGAAAATTTCCTTGAAGAATGTTTTTGGTCATGGCGGTGTTGTCCTGAAATCAAAGAGCAAGAGCATTTTGGCAAAAAGCATTGCCTCGAAAAAGGATGTTGAGATTGCCGCAGCCAAGGATGTTACGTTAGAAAAAGTTGGAGCGGATGGTCATTTGAAAGCCGATGCGCAAGGTGGGGTTTTAACCATTTCAGGAAAAGCAACCTCTGCGGGCAATATGCATTTGTCATCACGGGGTGCTCTGAAAGTTTCTCAAGTTGGCTCTGGAGCGGATTTGACCTTTGCCACAGGGGGTGATCTCACCATTGATGGGATTGTTTTAGCACAAGGGGCTCTTAAAGCACAAGCTGGTGGCAATCTTCAGGCAGGTCTTTTCGCTGGTGGTGTTGATATGGAGGCAACGGGTGCTGCGGGTATTGTTGTTCTTGGTAGCAAAGGGGATGTTGCTCTTGAAAGTGTTAGAGGAAGCATTCATGCCGCCAATATTTATGGGGCAGGAGATGTGCGATTGGTTTCGCATGATGGGCTTTTTGTTTCGCAAACGATTCTTTCGCATCACGATGTATCCATTCATGGGCAACCAAACAGCAATGCTCCTGTTCATTTTGGGCAGCTTTTAGCCTATGGCAAAGCCAACATTGAGGGTGGAGTGGTTGATTTTTCCTCTTTAATGACGGGCGATGATGCCCTTTTAACGGTTGGAAGTTTGGCTGCTGGAACCGTTATGACAGCTGTTGATTTCGCACAATCGACCGAGGATGGGAAGATTGTTTTGCATGATAAAGGCTCTTTTGCGGTGACAGCGCGCGAAGGGATAAAAGTTGGGCAGATTGTGAGTGGTGAGAATATTGACCTTTTTGCTGGCAGCGACATTTATTATGATCATGTCATGGGCTATGGCACAGCAACCCTGACATCCGTGTCTGGAGGGATCAGTGTTGAAAATGAGCTGTCTGTTATGGGGGATGTGCGATTGACAGCCAAGACCCTTGATTTAAGCAATAATCGTTCGCATATTTGCACGCCGCAAACGCTGTTTTTGCAGGGGGATCATATTAATGTTTCAGGCAGCACGTTGACTTATGGGGGATTAGATTTTAACAGCACCAATGCTCTTGATATTCATCATGCTCTTTTACGAGCCATAAGGGATGAAGTGGGGACAGGAGATATTCTCTTTGTTGCTCCAGGCGTTATGGTGGATGAGAGCACATCGGTTTTAGCGGCGCGCGATTTTGTGATCAAAGCGGGGCGATTAGACAATAGCGGTCAATTGGCAGCGGGACAGGATTTAGCCTTTATGGTGAAGGGTGATGTCACCAACAGCAAAACGGGTTTAATCTATGCAGGGGGGCGTGGTGCCCTCAAAGTTGATGGTGCTTTGTTGAATGCTTTTGGCGCCATTATAGCCGAGGGAGATTTGCTATTCAGCAATGCAGAGGGCACGGGCAAGAGCCTTTCGCTTGTCAACAAAGCAGGTTTTATTCAAGCTGGTGGAAACTTGAATATCCAAACCACTACACTTAAAAATGAAGCTGATAGCACGCCGGTCATCACGGAAACATCGGAATATGCAAACATTGCCTTCGAAAAACCAGAGGGTGCTGATCGGCTCAGTGATGGAATGTTATATCAAGATGGACCTAACCTTTGGGGAAAGGGGCATGAACATCAAAGTCATACTGGGCCTTTTAAAGGGCACGTAAAAATCTTTTTGGATGTTCCTCTTTGGACGAGCAAAGAAGAAACTTATGGTACAGTAACCTTGGAAGATGGAACAGTTTATAAGGCATTTACTTGGGAATTTAAACCTGTCTATGATCAAAAGTCCGTAAAACAGTATTCTTGGAATGGTTCTCGGCGGAAGGCAGGATGGTTATGGTCAATAAACGAAAACTGGTCGCATATGACAAAGCAAACTGTCACGCAAGGGCTTTCGCATAAACCAACCGTGCAGGGGATGATACAGTCGAGCGGTGATCTCACCATTAACGCTGATAATATTGACAATCATTATAGTCTTATGAGTGCGGGTGGAAATGCCGATATCCATGCCGATGTGCTGACCAATTTAGGGGCAACAGCCTATAAAAATACGTATATGCATTGTAATGCCAATACAGACAATTGTTATGGCTATAAAGCTGATGGAAGCCGCGATGTTTCTTTAGACATAGCCAATGGCAAGAATCGCCAAATTAGCTCAGAAGCTCTTGATACGGTTTCTGGTCTTGTCCAAGCAGCGGGCACGTTGAATTTGGTGGTTGGGACGCTTAATAACACAGCGGCACAAGGTTCCATTACGGGGGATGCGCATTTTGAAGCCAAAGCCGTTGGAGGAAATCCACTGGATGCCTTAAATGGCTTAACTGCAAATGGCTTAACTGCGGCGGATGCTTTATTTATACCAAAAATCGCCTTGAATGGGACAACGGGTGTTTCCGATGGCAGTTCTTTGCCTGTACCAAAACCGCAATCGGGTGGAGTGGGTGGCACTTTGCCAAAACAAAATTTCCTTTATGAAACGCGGGCAGAATTCCTTGATGTTGGCAAGTTTTATGGCTCAGCCTATTATTTACATAGAATTGGTTACAATCCTGATCGGGAGATTTTTTTCTTAGGGGATGCTTATTTTGAAAAGCAATTGATTGAAAAACAAATGCGTGATCTTGTTGGTCAAGGTTTGGGTAAGGGCGCGTTTATTCCAGGCAAGGATAGCATTGAACAAGTCAAAAACTTGCTGGATGTGGGGGCAGAATATGCAAAAACACACAATCTTCCCTTTGGTGAGGCTTTAACAGCAGAACAATTGGCTTCATTAGAAAGCCCGATGGTGATCTATGTACAGCAAAAGGTAAAGGGTATGGATGTTTACGTACCCGTGCTTTACATTCCAGAAAAGGACAGAGCCTCCTTTGTTTCTGCTGGTGCCTTGATCATGGGGGATGATGTCAATATCACCAGCGAGAATACCAGCAATTCAAGGATTACCAATTCAGGGCGGATTGCGGCATCGCACAATTTATCTGTCAATGTTGGGGATATTCTTGCTCAAGGGGGGCATTTTGCTGCGGGTAATGATGCTGTTATGGTTGCAGAACACAATATTGGTTTTGCAGCAGGGCGCACAACGGTTGACGGTGTGGAGACTGTTTTAAACACGAAGGCGCTTTCTGCGGGGGGCAATGCGAGGGTGATTGCCAAACAAGATCTCACCGCTTCAGGAGTGGGGATCACCACAGGGGGTGATCTTGCCATGACCACAGAGCAGGGCAATTTGACGATAGGCACAGCCAAAACCCATCACCACACGGGGCGCAGTGATGCCACCATGCATCATAAATCGGAAGTTCAGTCTGGGGGGGCAACAACGCTTCTTTCTGGCAAGAAACTTAATGTTTTAGGTTCTGATGTTCAAGCAAAGGATGCACTTCACTTACAAGGCAAAGAGACCGTTTCGATTGATGCCACGCGCAACACTATGAACAATCAGAACGGCAGTGAAACATCCCATGTTGCCTTACATAATGGTTCTCATTTGCGTTCTGGACAAGAGACCATAGTTCTCTCTGGTCAAGATATTCACATAGCTGCTTCTGATATCGATGCCAAGGGCAATGTTGCTCTTGGTGCTCAAGGGGAGATCAGTATAGGGGTGAGAGAAGATGAGATGGAGTATCATCTTCATACCAACAATGCGAAAGCGGATATGCAAGCCTCTATTTCTCAGGGTTCTTTGATAAAATCGGCAGGGGATGTTAGTGTTGTTGCAGGGCAGGATGGCAAACAGCATGATCTCACCATCACGGGTAGTGATGTTGCCGCTGAGGGCAAGGTGGGGCTGAAAGCGAGTAACGATATTGTCATCACCAATGCAGAAGACAGCCTCCATTATGAGATGGAGTACCACAAAAAGGGAGGAACATTTAGCAGCAGCAAATCAGCGCACAACAAGATTGATGCGACAACAGTGGTAGGCTCAAGTGTTACAGGGGGTGAAGGGGTTGCCCTTGACTCTGGCAGAGATACCACCATCATCGGATCAACGCTTGTAGCTGGTAAAGTAGCTGGTAAACAAGAGAAAGCAGCAGATCAGGCAAAAGCGGAGATTTCCATTCATTCGGGTGGCAATATTACCATCAAAGGTGCAAAACAACAATTTGACCAGCAACAACAATCCTCGTCCAGCAGCTTTTTTCACGAGGAATCCTCAGAGAAATCTGAAGCGCACACCACAACGGTTGCTTCTGTTCTTGGCGCGACAGGCAATATTGACCTAGAAGCCCAAGGGAAAGGCAAAATTACGGCGTCTCATCTGGTGTCAAATCAAGATATCAATATGCGTGCGCAAGATGTGACGATTGATGGCATGACAGAGCACCATAGCAGCCATTCAGAAGAGCATAAATCTGGTTTTGGTGTGGGATCAGGAAGTGGCTTTGTGTCGATATACGGGAGTGAGGGAAAAACACAAAATGGAGAGCGTTTTGAATATCAAGGCTCTTCTTTAAATGCGGACGGAAATGTCAACATCATTGCTAGGGAAAAAGATGTGAACGTGGTCGGCTCTGATTTTAATGCGCAAGAAAATATTCATGTTTCGGCAGCCCGCAATATCAATGTTTTACCTGGTCACAATAGTCATAGCGCAAGTTCAAAGGAAGAACGCACAGGTTTTGGCTTTCAGTTTACCAAGAAGACCAGTGGTGCCTCTCTTGGTATTGGGATTGCCAGCACGAAAGACACGGGCGATCAATGGGAAACAACAGCAGTTCAATCGCATCTGATGGCAAAGAATGATGTGCAGATCAGTGCCGGCAATGATGTGAATTTACAAGCGACAAATGTTTCGGCAAATCGTGATGTCAACATTGATGCTGGCAATAATATCACGCTTTCGCAAAGCTATGATACCTCTAACGCAAAAGAAAGCCATGAAAAGTCTTTTGCCGGTGTTACAGCCTCTGTTAATATTGGTATTCTTGGCACCATACAGGATGTAAAGAATGCAGCAAAACGTTTTGACCATGGGGATACCAAACATAAAATTGGCAATGCCATTCTTGGCGGTCTAAAAGGCTATGATTTCTATGATAAAAGCCAAGGTTTTTATCATGGGATAAAGAATGGCTCCCCAAAAGGGGCTCTTGCCAATATCGCTGATGTTTCAGCCAATGTCTCCGTGGGCTTTCAGACTGAGAAAGCAAGTGCCTCTTCTCAGACATCAACCGCAGAAACCACAACAATAGAAGCAGGGCGTTCTGTCACGATGCAAGCCCATCAAGGCAACATCCATGGTGTTGGAACGGATATTATTGCCGGTACCAATCCACTTTATGCAACGGGTAGCGATACACAGAGTGGAAATATCAACTTGGCAGCAGGGAAAGATATCATCCTTGAAAGTGCCAAAAACACCCAAGACACACAAAGTCGCATGCAAAGTGCTTCGGTCAATGTTGGATACAGCTATGGTACGGGTGGTACAGGTTGGATGGGCAATGCCTCTTTTGGTAAAGGCAAGGGCTCCAGTGAACAGGTTCAGCAGAAGAACAGCCATGTCATTGGCACCGGCACGGTTCACACTTCCAGTGGCGCCAACACTACATTGAAGGGTGCCGTGGTTTCTGGGAATCGTGTAGAAATGGCAATTGGTGGGGATTTGACCATTGCCAGCATCAGTGATACGGGACATGCTACCAACGAGCAGAAATCTGTTTCTGTTGGGTTTGATAGTGCGAAGAGTACGGATACAGCTTCAACCAATGTTTCCTTACAAAAGGATCAATCCTCCAGTGAGTATAGCAGCGTTATAGAGCAGTCGGGGATTAGAGCGGGGACGGGTGGTTTTGAAATCACTGTAAAGGATAAAACAACCCTGACAGGGGGTCTCATTGCCAGCAGTGCACCGGCAGAAAACAACCGTTTGACCACCGGAAGTATTATTGCCACGGATATTGATAACCATGCTGAGGCAAAAGCCAACAGCCGTGGGATTAGCATTGCTATGGGTGGTGCAATGCAAAAAGGGACATATGGTGTTGCGAAAAATGTTGCCAAAAATATTTTAGATCATGCCAAAGCGCAAGATACAAAGGAAGGCGCAACCAAATCCGCTATTAGCAATGGCACTATCGTTATTACCGATGCAACGGGGCAGCAGGCATTGACAGGGCAAGGGGTTGAACAAACCATCGCCTCCCTCAACCGCGACACTGCGACAGCCCATCAAGCTGTACAACCGCTTGATGTCGCCAAGCTAGAACAGATCGTGCATGAAAACCGTGAAATGGCAACCCAATTGCTAGAAGAAGGGTTTAAATACAGTGATGAAGCTTATAAAACCATGTTTATCAAAAAGCACCCCATCTCTGTGGTGGCCCGTGATAAAAATGGCAAAATCATCTATAAAAAAGATGAAAATGGGCAATATATAAGAGACGCTCGTGGTCAACAAATTCCCGAAACGCGTCCTTTAACGGATGAGGATAAGCAGCATTTACAGAAAGGCGCTGATGGCAAAGTGCATATCTCTCTCAATGGGATTTTTACATCGCCTGAAGAGGCTGCTGTTTATGCGGTTCAGCATGCCAATAATCAAAATGATCCGATTTATTTTGTCAACTTTCCGCAAGCAGATTCGGCCATCTCAGAGCTGCTGGTCGCAGGCTATCAAAAGTTTCTAGAAAATGACTTTTGGGGTTTGAGCAATTCAACACAAGAAGCAAAAGATTTGATGTATGGCTACGGTAACAGCGGGTTGGAACTTTATGGCCATAGCCGTGGTGGCATGACAATTTATAACACGTTGAGTTCTTTAAAACATCAAGGCGTGCATGATATAGCAGAAAACACCAATATCAATCTTTATGCGCCAGCGGCTAATGCCGCAGCTACAGCCGGTCTGTTAGCTTATGTGAGCAATGGCAAACAAACAACAGTTGGCTTTGATGGGCATAAAGATGATTTTGTGAGCAGATGGATCGGAGGTAATGGCTATACCTTTGAGACAAAGCCTGCTGGCAGTAGTACTTGGAACGAAATGTCGAAAATGTTCAAAAATCCCATAAGTGTCCATACTTGTCTTGGAGATGCAAGTCCAAAATGCCAAAAGCTGTATGGCACATCCCATTTAGAACAAGTTCCTTCAAGAAAATCGTGGAGTAAAAAATGA
- a CDS encoding filamentous hemagglutinin has protein sequence MNNPALLAGLFLWRHPLTDEEKQHLQKGADGRVQISFNGIFTPSEEAAVYAVQHAKNKNDPIYLVEFPQADSAISELLVAGYQKFMENDFWGLSNSTQEAKDLMYGYGNSGLELYGHSRGGMTIYNTLNSFKQEGVHGIADNTHINFYGPAFNVSVAAGLLGYVSDGKQTTIGFDGNRYDFVSRVIGGNGYTYGTMPAGSNVWMEWWRVVTNPISSHTCLGDAGKMCEKRYGTSHLEQKP, from the coding sequence ATGAACAATCCTGCTCTTTTGGCGGGATTGTTTCTCTGGAGGCATCCTTTAACGGATGAGGAGAAACAGCATTTACAGAAAGGTGCTGATGGTCGGGTTCAGATCTCTTTCAATGGGATTTTTACACCGTCTGAAGAGGCCGCTGTTTATGCTGTTCAACATGCTAAAAATAAAAATGATCCAATTTATCTTGTTGAGTTTCCGCAAGCAGACTCGGCCATATCAGAGCTGCTGGTCGCAGGGTATCAAAAGTTTATGGAAAATGACTTTTGGGGTTTGAGCAATTCAACACAAGAAGCAAAAGATTTGATGTATGGCTACGGTAATAGCGGGTTGGAACTTTATGGCCATAGCCGTGGTGGCATGACAATTTATAACACGTTGAATTCTTTCAAACAAGAAGGCGTGCATGGTATAGCCGACAATACGCATATCAATTTCTATGGACCAGCCTTTAATGTTTCTGTTGCAGCCGGTCTGTTAGGTTATGTGAGTGATGGCAAACAAACCACGATTGGCTTTGATGGGAATAGATATGACTTTGTAAGCAGGGTGATTGGTGGCAATGGCTATACCTATGGGACAATGCCTGCTGGCAGCAACGTTTGGATGGAATGGTGGAGAGTGGTCACAAACCCCATAAGCTCCCATACTTGTCTTGGAGATGCAGGCAAAATGTGTGAAAAGCGTTACGGCACATCTCATCTAGAACAAAAACCTTGA
- a CDS encoding hemagglutinin repeat-containing protein gives MNANLNSMQSASVNVGYSYGTGGAGGTGNASFSQGESSSKELQQKNSHVIGTGTVHTSSGANTTLAGAVVSGNQVKVDVGESLTITSRSDSGQTSNKQKTASVGFGGSKSFDSGSTSLSSQKDQSSSDYSSVIEQSGIRAGDGGFDINVKDNTTLTGGLISSTAPAENNRLTTGSITTTDITNSAHAKASSHGVSVSGGGVLQQGTSGILKNLAKNALGHDKVKDAAEGETKSAISEGIIILTDATNQRAMGQDAGQIIDALNRNTAAAHQTVAPIDVSSLEGAVHNRLDMINDLLDEGFGYFGKVHEIANVKKHPVGEVLHDENGDVVYATNENGEPIKDSDGEYIALYHYLTPEEEQNLKAGSDGIRRMFYNGLFNTPDDAAYNAVHLSDNAHEPLYFTYHPQAEDMIVEVGLAIYEYFGGWSNSSKKFQNFVKQYGNTKTRVSAHSRGALTVGNGLRDFERRGIHGIAQETDIYLYGPADNAQEMVNALYYVSDGKKDHIYLQNHIFDPIGIVFGHNPPTTYKIPLNLDASLLKKATKNPLYMTQFVANSLLTIATSPLREQGKALAGFKPSTHRCYGNADKACVRGYGTPHDTIIYAPHAILDNSGLGYLWRKK, from the coding sequence ATGAATGCCAACCTTAACAGCATGCAAAGCGCTTCGGTCAATGTTGGATACAGCTACGGCACCGGTGGTGCGGGGGGAACAGGCAATGCTTCCTTTAGCCAAGGGGAAAGCTCCAGTAAAGAGCTTCAGCAGAAGAACAGCCATGTCATTGGCACCGGTACTGTTCACACTTCCAGTGGCGCCAACACCACATTGGCAGGCGCTGTAGTTTCTGGAAATCAGGTCAAAGTGGATGTGGGGGAAAGTTTGACCATTACCAGCCGCAGTGATAGTGGACAAACTTCCAACAAGCAGAAGACTGCTTCTGTTGGTTTTGGTGGGAGCAAAAGTTTTGATTCTGGCTCAACAAGCCTCTCCTCACAAAAGGATCAATCCTCCAGTGATTATAGCAGTGTTATAGAGCAATCGGGGATTAGAGCGGGTGATGGCGGTTTTGATATCAACGTTAAAGATAACACAACCCTGACAGGGGGTCTCATTTCCAGTACTGCACCAGCAGAAAACAACCGTTTGACCACTGGAAGCATCACGACCACGGACATTACCAACAGTGCCCATGCAAAAGCGAGCAGCCATGGGGTTAGTGTTTCTGGTGGTGGTGTTTTACAACAGGGGACATCTGGTATCCTAAAGAATCTTGCCAAAAATGCTTTAGGGCATGACAAAGTCAAGGACGCAGCGGAAGGGGAAACCAAATCGGCTATCAGTGAGGGCATCATTATCCTGACAGATGCAACCAACCAAAGAGCGATGGGGCAAGATGCAGGACAAATCATTGATGCCCTCAACCGCAACACCGCGGCAGCCCATCAAACCGTGGCACCGATAGATGTCTCCTCGCTTGAGGGGGCAGTGCATAATCGCTTAGATATGATCAATGATTTATTGGATGAAGGGTTTGGTTATTTTGGCAAAGTGCACGAAATTGCAAATGTCAAAAAGCATCCTGTGGGTGAGGTTTTGCATGATGAAAATGGCGACGTAGTCTATGCAACCAATGAAAATGGAGAACCTATAAAAGACAGCGATGGAGAATATATTGCTCTGTATCATTATTTAACACCTGAAGAAGAGCAGAACTTAAAAGCCGGTTCTGATGGCATCAGGCGTATGTTCTACAATGGCCTTTTTAACACACCAGATGACGCAGCGTATAATGCTGTCCACTTATCTGATAATGCGCATGAGCCGCTTTATTTTACATACCACCCACAAGCTGAAGACATGATCGTAGAGGTAGGATTAGCAATTTATGAGTATTTTGGGGGATGGAGTAATTCAAGCAAGAAGTTCCAAAATTTTGTGAAGCAATATGGCAATACGAAGACACGTGTGAGTGCGCATAGCCGTGGCGCTTTGACAGTGGGCAATGGATTGCGTGACTTTGAACGGCGTGGCATCCATGGTATCGCACAAGAAACAGATATCTATCTTTATGGACCAGCTGATAACGCTCAAGAGATGGTAAATGCACTATATTATGTAAGTGATGGCAAAAAAGATCATATTTATTTACAAAACCATATATTCGATCCCATTGGTATAGTGTTTGGTCATAATCCACCTACAACTTATAAGATACCTTTAAATCTAGATGCTTCACTTTTGAAGAAAGCTACAAAAAATCCTTTATATATGACGCAGTTTGTAGCAAACAGTTTATTGACTATAGCAACCTCTCCACTGAGAGAGCAAGGGAAAGCATTAGCGGGTTTCAAACCTAGCACCCATAGGTGTTATGGTAATGCGGATAAGGCGTGTGTAAGAGGTTATGGAACTCCTCATGATACAATAATTTATGCACCACATGCAATTTTAGATAATTCAGGTTTAGGTTATTTATGGAGGAAAAAATGA